One genomic segment of Heterodontus francisci isolate sHetFra1 chromosome 25, sHetFra1.hap1, whole genome shotgun sequence includes these proteins:
- the ppil1 gene encoding peptidyl-prolyl cis-trans isomerase-like 1 isoform X1: MSGIPPDSWQPQTVLLQTTMGNILLELYWKHAPKTCRNFAELTRRGYYNGTKFHRVISGFVIQGGDPTGTGRGGSSIYGKHFEDELHKDLKFTGAGILAMANAGPDTNGSQFFLTLGPTPLLDGKHTIFGRVCQGLSVSKRIELVETNREDRPTDDVIILKATVNVSN; this comes from the exons ATGTCGGGGATTCCTCCAGACTCCTGGCAACCCCAGACTGTTCTGCTTCAAACCAC TATGGGAAACATATTACTGGAGTTATATTGGAAGCATGCACCGAAAACCTGCAGAAACTTTGCTGAGCTGACTCGAAGAGGCTATTACAATGGTACAAAGTTCCATAGAGTCATCAGTGGTTTTGTGATTCAAGGAGGAGATCCAACTGGAACAG GTAGAGGAGGGTCATCTATTTATGGAAAGCACTTTGAAGATGAATTGCACAAAGATTTAAAATTCACAG gtgctgggatccttgccatGGCAAATGCAGGCCCAGATACAAATGGCAGCCAGTTCTTTTTAACTTTGGGACCCACACCTCTACTGGATGGCAAACACACAATCTTTGGCCGTGTGTGCCAAGGATTGTCGGTATCTAAACGTATTGAACTAGTGGAGACAAACCGCGAAGACCGACCTACAGATGATGTAATAATTCtgaaagccactgttaatgtatcgAATTAA
- the ppil1 gene encoding peptidyl-prolyl cis-trans isomerase-like 1 isoform X2 produces MSGIPPDSWQPQTVLLQTTMGNILLELYWKHAPKTCRNFAELTRRGYYNGTKFHRVISGFVIQGGDPTGTGAGILAMANAGPDTNGSQFFLTLGPTPLLDGKHTIFGRVCQGLSVSKRIELVETNREDRPTDDVIILKATVNVSN; encoded by the exons ATGTCGGGGATTCCTCCAGACTCCTGGCAACCCCAGACTGTTCTGCTTCAAACCAC TATGGGAAACATATTACTGGAGTTATATTGGAAGCATGCACCGAAAACCTGCAGAAACTTTGCTGAGCTGACTCGAAGAGGCTATTACAATGGTACAAAGTTCCATAGAGTCATCAGTGGTTTTGTGATTCAAGGAGGAGATCCAACTGGAACAG gtgctgggatccttgccatGGCAAATGCAGGCCCAGATACAAATGGCAGCCAGTTCTTTTTAACTTTGGGACCCACACCTCTACTGGATGGCAAACACACAATCTTTGGCCGTGTGTGCCAAGGATTGTCGGTATCTAAACGTATTGAACTAGTGGAGACAAACCGCGAAGACCGACCTACAGATGATGTAATAATTCtgaaagccactgttaatgtatcgAATTAA